The proteins below are encoded in one region of Paenibacillus sp. YYML68:
- a CDS encoding carbohydrate ABC transporter permease — protein MVEDRTLVGRAYNIFNIVVLAIIGLVTILPFVHVVAGSFTSSAELAVKKFVLIPTDWSLEAYKFIFSTNTLFKAMGVSIGVTAVGTFVSMFITALMAYGLSRRDLDGRNVIMFLVVFTMLFSGGLIPTFLVVKELGLIDSYWALILPTAISAFNLIILKNFFQNVPEGLEESARIDGCNDWGILFRIVLPLSMPAIATISLFYAVTYWNTYLNAILYLNDNAKWPVQVLLRQIVVLASGMDYDASLDNSTPPPEQAVKMGVIVVATLPILLVYPFLQKHFAKGALLGSIKG, from the coding sequence GTGGTAGAGGATCGTACATTAGTAGGCCGTGCCTATAACATATTCAACATCGTTGTCCTAGCCATCATCGGCTTGGTTACTATACTTCCGTTCGTTCACGTCGTAGCAGGCTCGTTCACATCGAGCGCGGAGCTCGCGGTGAAGAAGTTCGTTCTGATCCCAACCGACTGGAGCCTGGAGGCGTACAAGTTCATATTCTCCACTAATACGCTGTTCAAGGCGATGGGCGTATCGATTGGTGTCACGGCTGTTGGTACGTTCGTCAGTATGTTCATTACAGCGCTGATGGCGTATGGCTTGTCCCGTCGTGACTTGGACGGACGCAATGTGATCATGTTCCTTGTCGTGTTCACGATGCTGTTCAGCGGAGGCTTGATCCCGACCTTCCTTGTCGTGAAGGAGCTCGGCTTGATCGATTCGTATTGGGCGCTTATATTGCCGACTGCAATCAGTGCGTTTAACCTGATTATATTGAAGAACTTTTTCCAGAACGTTCCTGAAGGTCTCGAAGAATCTGCTCGTATTGACGGCTGTAACGACTGGGGCATTCTGTTCCGTATCGTGCTGCCGCTGTCCATGCCAGCGATCGCGACGATCTCCTTGTTCTACGCGGTAACCTATTGGAACACATACTTGAATGCCATTCTGTACCTCAATGATAATGCCAAATGGCCGGTGCAAGTATTGCTTCGTCAAATCGTCGTACTCGCCAGCGGTATGGACTACGATGCCTCGCTCGATAACTCGACGCCTCCACCGGAGCAAGCGGTCAAGATGGGTGTTATCGTCGTCGCGACACTTCCGATTCTTCTTGTGTATCCATTCCTGCAAAAGCACTTCGCCAAGGGCGCACTGCTGGGCTCCATTAAAGGCTAA
- a CDS encoding sugar ABC transporter permease has protein sequence MQNVQAQQGPTTTVRRGSELSRRLMKNISIYLMILPGVLFFIIFKYIPMYGLIISFQDYKPFKGISGSDWVGLKHFERLFTEPDFLNILSNTLILFGMNLLFYFPVPIILALMLNEVRVELFKKTIQTLIYMPHFMSWVIIVSISFVMLTMDGGIINDLLVHFGFQEINFLLSPDWFRPTYILQVIWREAGWGTIIYLAAIASIDPQLYEAARMDGAGRLRQIWHITLPAIRSVIIVLLILKIGDVLELGFEHVYLLLNSMNRNVAEIIDTYVYTAGLRQGQFSYSAAIGFFKSLIGLVLVMLANKLAKKMGEDGVY, from the coding sequence ATGCAGAATGTACAAGCGCAGCAGGGACCAACAACTACTGTGCGTCGAGGCAGTGAGCTGAGCAGACGCTTAATGAAGAACATTTCAATCTATTTGATGATATTGCCGGGAGTTCTGTTCTTTATCATCTTTAAGTACATTCCGATGTACGGGCTCATCATTTCATTTCAAGACTATAAGCCGTTTAAGGGTATTTCAGGCAGTGATTGGGTCGGATTGAAGCACTTTGAGCGATTGTTCACAGAGCCGGATTTCCTCAACATACTGAGTAACACGTTAATATTGTTCGGTATGAACCTGTTGTTTTATTTCCCGGTTCCCATTATATTGGCGCTTATGTTGAATGAGGTTCGCGTCGAGCTGTTTAAGAAGACGATCCAGACACTTATTTACATGCCTCACTTCATGTCGTGGGTCATTATTGTGTCCATTAGCTTCGTCATGCTGACGATGGATGGCGGCATCATTAACGATTTGCTCGTTCACTTCGGATTTCAAGAGATCAACTTTCTGCTTAGCCCGGATTGGTTTAGACCTACGTACATTTTGCAGGTCATCTGGAGAGAGGCAGGCTGGGGGACGATTATTTACTTGGCAGCGATCGCATCGATTGATCCACAGCTGTATGAAGCAGCGCGGATGGACGGTGCAGGCCGTTTGAGACAAATTTGGCACATCACACTTCCTGCGATCCGCAGCGTTATCATCGTTTTGCTGATATTGAAAATTGGCGATGTTCTCGAGCTGGGCTTTGAGCACGTATACCTGCTGCTGAATTCCATGAACCGGAATGTAGCCGAGATCATTGATACTTACGTATATACCGCGGGCTTGCGTCAAGGTCAGTTCAGCTACAGTGCGGCAATCGGCTTCTTCAAGTCATTGATTGGACTTGTGCTCGTCATGCTGGCGAATAAGCTTGCGAAGAAAATGGGAGAAGACGGCGTATATTAA
- a CDS encoding extracellular solute-binding protein, with protein MNKKLSIPVSLMLVSSVALGACSSGGDKAPTAGSDTAASNKPTEITIMAPLNTAESPTGVIQAELEKATNTKLKYQFFPADTYEEKLNATLATGALPHVTYLKNQATFVNMKQAIRDGQFWEIGPYLKEFPNLSKLKESTLNNTKVDGKLYSLYRGVDVARQGIIYRKDWADKLGLKAPETLDELFAMAKAFAEKDPDGNGKKDTVGLTDRNDLIYGSFKTVATWHGVPNNWGVKDGKLQPEFVFPEYIATMDYYKKLRDEGAINKDFAATSKTDQVNMFKAGTAGIYIGAMTDVESMHKDLIKNVPTAVVDVHSMVKTTSGGYAHWTLPGYANIMLFPKSAIKDEKELKAILGFFDKMMTPDVANLAFWGIKDTHYTVVDGMAKKADNKEVIEREVKPFTDTAVGDEDTTGRYAGLTTLEAFKKANQLKVDNQKHMVQDPTAALDSKTYTEKGVQLSALIKDATYKYIYGSIDKAGFEKAIEDWKSRGGAQIIEEYNAVYKK; from the coding sequence ATGAACAAGAAGCTTTCCATTCCAGTAAGCCTGATGTTAGTGTCCAGCGTAGCACTGGGTGCATGCTCGAGCGGCGGCGATAAGGCACCGACAGCAGGCAGCGATACAGCCGCATCGAACAAGCCGACAGAGATTACAATTATGGCGCCGCTCAACACGGCAGAGTCGCCGACAGGCGTGATCCAGGCTGAGCTGGAGAAGGCAACGAACACGAAGCTGAAGTATCAGTTCTTCCCGGCAGATACGTATGAGGAGAAGCTGAATGCGACACTGGCAACAGGCGCACTTCCACATGTCACGTATCTGAAGAACCAGGCAACGTTCGTCAACATGAAACAGGCGATCCGCGACGGTCAGTTCTGGGAAATCGGTCCTTACTTGAAGGAGTTCCCGAACCTGAGCAAGCTGAAGGAGTCGACGCTGAACAACACGAAGGTCGACGGTAAGCTGTACTCGCTGTACCGCGGTGTTGACGTTGCCCGTCAAGGGATCATTTACCGTAAGGACTGGGCAGATAAGCTGGGTCTGAAGGCGCCTGAGACGCTGGATGAGCTGTTCGCGATGGCGAAAGCATTCGCAGAGAAAGACCCAGACGGCAACGGGAAGAAGGACACGGTTGGTCTGACAGACCGTAACGACTTGATCTATGGCTCGTTCAAGACCGTTGCCACGTGGCACGGCGTTCCGAACAACTGGGGAGTGAAGGATGGCAAGCTTCAGCCAGAGTTCGTGTTCCCTGAATACATCGCGACCATGGACTACTATAAGAAGCTTCGTGATGAAGGCGCGATCAACAAGGACTTCGCCGCAACAAGCAAGACCGACCAGGTTAACATGTTCAAGGCAGGTACAGCCGGTATCTACATCGGTGCGATGACAGACGTTGAGTCCATGCATAAGGACCTGATCAAGAACGTACCGACAGCGGTTGTAGACGTACACAGCATGGTGAAGACGACTTCCGGCGGCTACGCTCATTGGACGCTTCCAGGCTACGCGAACATCATGCTGTTCCCGAAATCCGCGATCAAGGATGAGAAGGAGCTTAAGGCGATTCTTGGTTTCTTCGATAAGATGATGACGCCTGACGTTGCGAACCTCGCGTTCTGGGGCATTAAGGATACCCATTACACCGTTGTAGACGGTATGGCGAAGAAGGCTGATAACAAAGAAGTGATCGAGCGCGAAGTGAAGCCGTTCACGGATACTGCAGTCGGCGATGAGGATACGACAGGTCGTTACGCTGGCTTGACGACGCTGGAGGCGTTCAAGAAGGCGAACCAGCTGAAGGTAGATAACCAGAAGCACATGGTTCAAGACCCAACAGCAGCTCTTGACTCCAAGACGTACACAGAGAAGGGTGTTCAGCTGTCCGCTCTAATCAAGGATGCAACGTACAAGTACATCTACGGCTCGATCGACAAGGCCGGCTTCGAGAAGGCGATTGAGGACTGGAAGAGCCGCGGCGGTGCGCAAATCATTGAGGAGTACAACGCTGTATACAAAAAATAA
- a CDS encoding extracellular solute-binding protein has protein sequence MAWNPRRSYTTIVMMVMISLLSGLVAGCTGRPGESEATKDRPVISIMVPLHFAHPPNQRLIDTIEQKADVKLEIGWVPDGIYSDKMNTALTTNSMKKVTYVKYTDYMMLKNAIRSDSFWEIGPYLSQYPNLSKLNAEIMQQSTVDGKIYGLYTERPSSRQGIIIREDWLKRLKLDKPRTMDELYEVMAAFAQQDPDGNGKADTIGLVDRNDLVFGAFKTLGSYLGTPNNWIVQEGKLIPEFETTNYMDTMNFMRQLYKAKLINQDFAVTSKEIQRDKMIRGEAGVYIGSMLDVQRLNDEAKTFNPNAAFTLVNRIEGPEGHRVWSIPNYNALYLFSKKAIKTEEELKRILAFWDRTMDADVANLMRYGLEGVHYVAEGDKVVLPAETSRLRSSEVNALYPLMLADLSNPNVKSIARNEPLTELAEQLVKDNESFIVKDPVLGLESKTYDERSGELTKIISDATYNYILGNLDEQGFRGEIEKWKRSGGSQVIQEYSEKLFAR, from the coding sequence ATGGCATGGAATCCACGTCGAAGCTATACAACGATCGTAATGATGGTTATGATCTCGCTACTCAGCGGATTAGTGGCAGGCTGCACCGGACGTCCAGGCGAAAGTGAGGCGACCAAGGATCGGCCAGTCATCTCCATCATGGTTCCGCTGCACTTTGCTCATCCGCCGAATCAGAGATTAATCGATACGATCGAGCAGAAGGCTGATGTGAAGCTAGAGATCGGCTGGGTGCCGGATGGCATCTATTCCGATAAGATGAACACTGCCTTAACGACGAACTCGATGAAGAAGGTTACGTACGTCAAGTATACCGATTATATGATGCTGAAGAATGCAATCCGATCCGATTCCTTCTGGGAGATTGGTCCTTATTTATCGCAATATCCGAACTTGAGCAAGCTGAATGCGGAGATTATGCAGCAATCAACAGTTGACGGTAAAATATACGGCTTATATACGGAAAGACCGTCATCGCGTCAAGGGATTATCATTCGTGAGGATTGGCTTAAGCGTCTGAAGCTGGACAAGCCGCGGACGATGGATGAGCTGTATGAGGTAATGGCGGCCTTCGCTCAGCAGGACCCGGACGGAAACGGCAAGGCGGATACGATCGGACTCGTCGATCGCAATGATCTGGTGTTCGGCGCGTTCAAGACACTCGGCTCCTATCTAGGTACTCCGAACAATTGGATCGTGCAAGAGGGCAAGCTTATTCCTGAGTTCGAAACGACAAACTACATGGATACGATGAACTTCATGAGACAGCTGTATAAAGCGAAGCTGATCAATCAGGATTTTGCGGTGACGAGCAAGGAGATACAGCGTGACAAGATGATTCGCGGAGAAGCTGGCGTCTACATCGGCAGTATGCTGGATGTGCAGCGGCTGAATGACGAGGCGAAGACGTTCAATCCGAACGCAGCCTTCACGTTGGTCAATCGAATTGAAGGCCCGGAGGGGCATCGCGTCTGGTCGATCCCGAACTATAACGCGCTGTACTTGTTCTCGAAGAAGGCGATCAAGACGGAGGAGGAGCTGAAGCGCATTCTTGCATTTTGGGACCGGACGATGGACGCTGATGTGGCGAATCTAATGCGCTACGGCTTGGAAGGCGTTCATTATGTCGCTGAAGGCGATAAGGTGGTACTGCCAGCCGAGACGTCCAGACTTCGCTCCTCCGAGGTCAATGCATTGTATCCGCTGATGCTTGCGGACCTAAGCAATCCGAACGTGAAGTCAATCGCTCGCAATGAGCCGTTAACGGAGCTTGCAGAGCAGCTAGTGAAGGACAACGAATCGTTCATTGTGAAGGATCCGGTGCTCGGCTTGGAGTCGAAGACCTATGACGAACGAAGTGGTGAGCTGACCAAGATTATATCGGATGCGACCTATAATTATATATTAGGTAATTTGGACGAGCAGGGCTTCCGCGGTGAGATCGAGAAGTGGAAGCGCAGCGGAGGCAGTCAGGTGATACAGGAATATAGCGAGAAGCTGTTTGCACGATGA